The following coding sequences lie in one Alloacidobacterium dinghuense genomic window:
- a CDS encoding TonB-dependent receptor plug domain-containing protein, with translation MGNARIMLVASALISNAICCWGQAVAREYLASDSHAPELNAKETTSASPLQIIPIVVNATIEVNGQQNDNKIKGVAPLHASREDILSSAGTYGDFSRYLQLFPGVAFNNDESDDLIVRGGNPIENLYLVDGIEVPNINHLSTEGTTGGLVSMIDTGSIQGVDLRTGGYDSSYPERLSSVVSIQTKQIDGRKRREQGEVGTVGAGGLVEFPLSGQGGVLASAHRSLLNLFTNDIGLNGVPIFENALGNATMNPSARDKITLLSLSGDDSIAIQPCAKDIRETNTINTQYSGWRTTNGMRWQHLFSPSAFGIMTLSDSEQHQHINQQDQFLGAVSEKWSTCDLPASAFTPITVYQELTNDGVTNLRYDYFSQLGTRINLKMGGAGSLKRFNYKIAQPTGAQSPLSLNPARSDATSFAPRLSSGETGFYVEGSFQFTKQFSASLGGRIQTFAIDGSSSVTPRAALNYRMSEHTGLYAAFGDYAQLAPAAYLFAFPQNRHLLPIRARHYIAGVNLWDSHAIKTKIEAYKKEYWDYPVSTEYPSLSLADMVDNLGEQFIWLPLTSSGLGRSEGVELSAESSIPSHLHTQANVAYARSEFAGLDGIFRPGNLDYPFVGNLMMTYMSGKRYEASARYEYASGRPYTPFLLAASIAQNRPIYDTSRINAVRGPVYSRLDFQVDRIFNLGDRKLAIYGGLQNAFNRENLLAYEWLPRCTTSGRCMQGYDNVPVSPIYQIPLFPNIGVRYWF, from the coding sequence ATGGGAAATGCGCGGATTATGCTCGTGGCTAGTGCCCTGATATCCAATGCAATCTGCTGCTGGGGCCAAGCTGTGGCAAGGGAATATCTCGCTTCGGATTCCCATGCGCCTGAGTTAAATGCAAAAGAAACAACGAGCGCGTCGCCGCTCCAGATCATTCCCATTGTCGTCAATGCGACGATTGAAGTGAATGGCCAGCAAAACGATAACAAAATAAAGGGAGTTGCCCCGCTCCATGCGAGCCGGGAGGACATTCTTTCCTCGGCAGGAACCTATGGTGACTTCTCTCGATATCTGCAGCTTTTCCCGGGTGTCGCCTTCAATAATGACGAGAGCGATGACCTGATTGTTAGAGGCGGAAATCCCATCGAGAATCTCTATCTGGTAGATGGCATTGAAGTGCCGAATATCAACCATCTTTCAACTGAAGGCACCACGGGCGGCCTCGTCTCGATGATCGACACGGGATCAATTCAGGGTGTAGATCTGCGCACTGGTGGCTATGACAGTTCCTATCCAGAACGTCTCTCATCAGTGGTTTCAATTCAGACGAAGCAAATTGATGGCAGAAAGCGAAGAGAGCAGGGAGAAGTGGGCACCGTTGGGGCTGGAGGCCTCGTGGAGTTTCCACTGTCGGGGCAGGGAGGCGTTCTAGCTTCGGCCCACCGAAGCCTATTGAACCTGTTCACCAACGATATTGGGTTGAACGGTGTCCCGATATTCGAGAATGCTCTTGGAAATGCAACGATGAATCCCTCCGCGAGGGATAAGATCACGCTTCTAAGTCTGTCAGGGGATGACTCGATCGCGATTCAGCCATGTGCTAAGGACATCAGGGAAACGAACACAATCAATACTCAGTACAGCGGCTGGCGTACGACAAACGGAATGCGCTGGCAACACTTGTTCTCTCCATCTGCCTTTGGCATCATGACCCTTTCCGATTCGGAACAGCACCAGCACATCAACCAGCAGGATCAGTTCCTTGGCGCCGTCAGCGAGAAATGGAGCACATGCGATCTTCCAGCAAGTGCCTTCACGCCGATTACGGTCTACCAGGAACTGACAAATGACGGCGTCACGAATCTTCGCTACGACTATTTCTCGCAACTGGGCACCCGCATCAACCTGAAGATGGGCGGAGCGGGAAGCTTGAAGCGGTTCAATTACAAAATAGCGCAACCGACTGGCGCACAATCACCGCTCAGTCTCAATCCGGCGCGATCGGATGCCACAAGTTTTGCTCCGCGTCTTTCCTCGGGCGAAACGGGATTTTATGTCGAGGGCAGCTTTCAGTTTACCAAGCAATTCTCCGCCAGCCTAGGCGGGCGCATACAGACATTCGCGATTGATGGATCAAGCTCTGTGACTCCTCGAGCAGCACTCAACTATCGGATGAGCGAGCATACTGGCCTTTACGCTGCATTCGGCGATTATGCTCAGCTCGCACCTGCAGCCTACCTTTTCGCCTTTCCCCAAAATCGTCACTTATTGCCAATCCGCGCACGGCATTATATTGCCGGGGTCAATCTCTGGGACAGTCACGCGATCAAGACAAAGATCGAAGCTTACAAAAAGGAGTATTGGGACTATCCGGTCTCAACCGAATATCCGTCTTTGTCGCTCGCAGATATGGTTGATAACCTGGGAGAGCAGTTCATCTGGCTGCCACTCACTAGTAGCGGCCTTGGGCGATCAGAAGGAGTTGAACTGAGCGCCGAGAGCAGTATTCCCAGCCATCTTCATACTCAGGCGAATGTTGCGTATGCCCGTAGCGAATTCGCAGGACTCGACGGAATCTTCAGGCCCGGAAATTTGGATTATCCATTTGTCGGAAACCTGATGATGACCTACATGTCCGGGAAACGATATGAGGCAAGCGCCCGCTATGAGTACGCTTCGGGAAGGCCCTATACGCCATTTCTGCTTGCCGCATCCATCGCACAAAACAGACCGATCTACGACACGAGCAGGATCAATGCTGTTCGTGGGCCGGTCTATAGCCGTCTGGATTTCCAGGTGGATCGAATATTCAATCTCGGCGATCGAAAGCTGGCAATCTATGGAGGACTGCAAAATGCCTTCAATCGCGAGAACTTGTTGGCCTATGAGTGGCTGCCGCGATGCACTACAAGCGGCCGCTGTATGCAGGGCTACGATAACGTTCCCGTCTCACCGATCTACCAGATACCGCTGTTCCCAAATATCGGAGTGCGCTATTGGTTTTAA
- a CDS encoding right-handed parallel beta-helix repeat-containing protein, translated as MSRGRIFWCVLLLSSMAIAQSPIVESHDLPSAIGTVGKEPAASEDDTAYVQGLVDAGAIVPPGTYVLRRTIVVRRPYTVVQGSGPKTIFIFQPSLPLERCVNDRAFTTSCDSFFNPITQTNVNRRQIAAPISIGDSSFQTVDDSSKLRPGDWLVITDNDSHIGPVAIDWVQVASAVGNTVRVTIPFRTAFPIAYSWDPVYSGLGFFKVVNPVHHVRFRNFTVEVPDSSIHTAGISIYNAQHVVVENLNVQESNGQALYSFLSQDVTFRNCFAYSGKVLSEFASTVDLTLRGNEFSSIGDASFGLDLGIGFFDVRHNKVTSSLNVGMYVLYAVHDGNIERNSIGIVPSQQSAIGILVRGAQNVTITHNYLAGGQGPHSIGLSIGPELSLDVPIESYGNVVSPNTFGTWYEDYDPDNQP; from the coding sequence GTGTCCCGTGGTCGCATTTTTTGGTGTGTGCTACTGCTTTCCAGCATGGCGATTGCGCAAAGCCCTATTGTGGAGAGCCACGATCTTCCGTCAGCCATTGGGACTGTAGGAAAAGAGCCGGCTGCCTCCGAGGACGATACCGCTTATGTACAGGGGCTGGTTGATGCAGGCGCAATTGTGCCGCCGGGCACTTATGTCCTCCGCCGTACCATTGTCGTGCGGAGGCCCTACACAGTAGTTCAGGGATCCGGGCCCAAGACGATTTTTATTTTCCAGCCCAGTTTGCCGCTCGAAAGATGTGTGAATGATCGCGCTTTCACCACCTCTTGCGATAGTTTCTTCAACCCCATCACACAGACAAATGTCAATCGTCGCCAGATCGCGGCGCCAATTTCAATCGGAGACAGTTCGTTCCAGACCGTTGACGATTCGAGTAAGTTGCGGCCGGGAGACTGGCTAGTCATCACAGACAATGACTCGCACATAGGTCCTGTGGCTATCGACTGGGTACAAGTGGCCTCTGCCGTCGGCAACACTGTACGAGTGACAATTCCCTTTCGGACAGCTTTCCCTATTGCCTACAGTTGGGATCCTGTCTACTCGGGCCTTGGCTTCTTCAAGGTCGTGAACCCGGTTCATCACGTTCGGTTCCGAAACTTCACAGTCGAGGTGCCAGATTCCAGCATACATACGGCAGGAATCTCGATTTACAACGCCCAACATGTGGTGGTCGAGAATTTAAACGTCCAGGAGAGCAACGGCCAGGCTCTCTATAGCTTTCTATCCCAAGACGTCACGTTCCGGAACTGCTTTGCGTACAGCGGAAAAGTCTTAAGCGAATTTGCCTCGACAGTCGATTTGACGTTGAGAGGAAATGAATTTTCTTCCATTGGAGATGCTAGCTTTGGTCTTGATTTGGGGATCGGGTTTTTTGATGTTAGGCACAACAAGGTAACAAGCAGCCTTAACGTGGGTATGTATGTGCTCTACGCGGTCCACGATGGGAACATAGAAAGAAACTCGATCGGTATCGTGCCCTCGCAGCAAAGCGCAATTGGAATACTCGTGCGCGGTGCGCAAAACGTCACAATTACACACAACTATTTAGCGGGCGGTCAGGGGCCACATAGCATCGGTCTTTCTATCGGTCCTGAATTAAGCCTTGACGTTCCCATAGAATCATACGGGAATGTTGTGTCACCAAATACTTTTGGAACGTGGTATGAGGATTACGATCCCGATAACCAGCCATAG
- a CDS encoding integrase core domain-containing protein, producing MRHIQPGKPTQNGHIESAHDRLREECLRASP from the coding sequence TTGCGACATATCCAGCCGGGCAAGCCAACGCAGAACGGACATATAGAAAGCGCTCACGACCGATTGCGCGAAGAGTGTCTGCGCGCGTCGCCATAA
- a CDS encoding right-handed parallel beta-helix repeat-containing protein — protein sequence MPAAKPVSIAQFGAKGDARTDDTKAFIAAINAGGNIQLDGKTYLLTSALQIPHSLSITSTAKSTLLFRSATPLEAAFIINDQSNVLLSGFMIQGAGSSLAHGIEITNSQNIHLDRLQIDGIRGTLPISTAGIVLNSVDGVWITNSTFTDIGSDSQKTSLAIWNYYKKRSEHVYVDHNQIHNNVANIAIGLFDTENSIVSNNVIDQGNTCVNPCRNNGYGILFYLVDHSKPDLTDDSALNNQVSNTAGSAIYFVAVNNVHVEGNVVSNSTQKMDDASLPAAAIALNGTDTGEIKGNIIQSDHKGGICLATTKNVTIEENQIHNAGAWGVHLRVAQSHTLIRNNTIDGAPTAVLEEKDATDTKIENNAENRVMQAHVKHQ from the coding sequence ATGCCAGCGGCAAAGCCTGTTTCCATTGCTCAATTCGGAGCCAAGGGAGATGCCAGGACTGATGACACCAAAGCCTTTATTGCTGCGATCAATGCTGGCGGCAATATCCAATTGGACGGAAAAACTTATCTGCTGACTTCGGCGCTCCAGATTCCACATTCGCTGTCAATTACCAGTACAGCAAAGAGCACATTGCTCTTCCGATCAGCCACCCCGCTGGAAGCTGCCTTCATCATCAATGACCAATCGAATGTTTTATTATCCGGCTTTATGATCCAGGGCGCCGGATCGAGCCTTGCTCATGGCATTGAGATCACGAACAGCCAAAACATCCACCTCGACCGTCTCCAGATCGATGGCATCCGCGGGACGCTTCCAATTTCGACGGCAGGAATCGTTCTCAATAGTGTTGACGGCGTGTGGATCACCAACAGTACGTTTACCGATATCGGCTCAGATTCGCAGAAGACCTCTCTCGCAATCTGGAATTATTACAAGAAACGCTCGGAACACGTTTATGTAGATCACAATCAAATTCACAACAACGTGGCCAACATCGCTATCGGATTATTCGATACCGAGAATTCTATCGTCTCAAACAATGTCATCGATCAGGGGAATACTTGTGTAAATCCCTGCAGAAACAACGGCTACGGAATTCTCTTTTACCTGGTAGACCACAGCAAACCCGATCTCACGGACGATTCCGCCCTCAACAACCAGGTTAGCAACACCGCTGGCAGTGCGATCTATTTCGTTGCGGTTAACAACGTTCACGTTGAAGGGAATGTTGTATCAAATTCAACGCAAAAGATGGACGATGCCTCACTTCCAGCCGCGGCCATCGCTCTCAATGGCACCGACACCGGAGAAATCAAGGGGAATATCATCCAGTCAGACCACAAGGGTGGAATATGCCTCGCGACAACAAAAAACGTGACGATCGAGGAAAATCAAATCCACAATGCTGGGGCGTGGGGAGTCCATTTACGTGTCGCTCAGAGTCACACGCTCATACGCAACAACACGATTGACGGAGCTCCAACAGCAGTGCTCGAAGAGAAAGATGCAACCGACACCAAGATTGAAAACAATGCAGAAAATCGGGTAATGCAAGCCCACGTTAAGCATCAGTGA